A genomic stretch from Dama dama isolate Ldn47 chromosome 10, ASM3311817v1, whole genome shotgun sequence includes:
- the LOC133063758 gene encoding mucin-12-like isoform X2 has protein sequence MNETGQLHGNSEDCKNLSLLCYDETDTIVNPVKINFDLQEQCTKNAAKELAQFYYVDELDGKLACVNKCTPGTKSEMDCHHGRCQLQQSGPRCLCLNSDTHWYSGETCESSTSKSVVYGVVGAVAALLVILVVVLIFLLSRSQRKLHSRQECDMSREWQDAGYPGSFENTSVWEGQDLKGDTFGLENIYRNFQPSLRSVDPTTELHIQRPTVVTTAQ, from the exons ATGAATgagactggacagctacatgggaATTCTGAAGACTGCAAAA ACCTCTCACTCCTGTGCTACGATGAGACGGACACCATCGTGAACCCCGTGAAGATCAACTTTGACCTGCAAG AGCAATGCACTAAGAATGCTGCAAAGGAATTAGCCCAGTTCTACTACGTGGATGAGCTGGATGGGAAGCTGGCCTGTGTGAACAAGTGCACCCCAGGGACGAAGTCGGAAATGGACTGTCACCACGGCAGGTGCCAGCTGCAGCAAAGCGGCCCCCGTTGTCT ATGCCTGAACTCAGACACACACTGGTACTCGGGGGAGACCTGTGAATCCAGCACCAGCAAGAGCGTGGTATATGGGGTCGTGGGGGCCGTGGCAGCGCTCCTGGTGATCTTGGTAGTGGTCCTGATCTTCTTACTCAGCCGATCCCAGAGAAAACTGCACAG CAGGCAAGAGTGCGACATGTCTCGAGAGTGGCAAGATGCAGGCTACCCTGGCAGTTTTGAGAACACAAGCGTCTGGGAAG GTCAGGATCTGAAGGGGGACACGTTTGGCCTTGAAAACATCTACAGAAACTTCCAGCCCTCCCTGAGGAGCGTGGACCCCACTACAGAG ctcCACATTCAGAGGCCCACAGTGGTGACGACTGCTCAGTGA
- the LOC133063758 gene encoding mucin-12-like isoform X3: MNETGQLHGNSEDCKNLSLLCYDETDTIVNPVKINFDLQEQCTKNAAKELAQFYYVDELDGKLACVNKCTPGTKSEMDCHHGRCQLQQSGPRCLCLNSDTHWYSGETCESSTSKSVVYGVVGAVAALLVILVVVLIFLLSRSQRKLHRQECDMSREWQDAGYPGSFENTSVWEGQDLKGDTFGLENIYRNFQPSLRSVDPTTELHIQRPTVVTTAQ; encoded by the exons ATGAATgagactggacagctacatgggaATTCTGAAGACTGCAAAA ACCTCTCACTCCTGTGCTACGATGAGACGGACACCATCGTGAACCCCGTGAAGATCAACTTTGACCTGCAAG AGCAATGCACTAAGAATGCTGCAAAGGAATTAGCCCAGTTCTACTACGTGGATGAGCTGGATGGGAAGCTGGCCTGTGTGAACAAGTGCACCCCAGGGACGAAGTCGGAAATGGACTGTCACCACGGCAGGTGCCAGCTGCAGCAAAGCGGCCCCCGTTGTCT ATGCCTGAACTCAGACACACACTGGTACTCGGGGGAGACCTGTGAATCCAGCACCAGCAAGAGCGTGGTATATGGGGTCGTGGGGGCCGTGGCAGCGCTCCTGGTGATCTTGGTAGTGGTCCTGATCTTCTTACTCAGCCGATCCCAGAGAAAACTGCACAG GCAAGAGTGCGACATGTCTCGAGAGTGGCAAGATGCAGGCTACCCTGGCAGTTTTGAGAACACAAGCGTCTGGGAAG GTCAGGATCTGAAGGGGGACACGTTTGGCCTTGAAAACATCTACAGAAACTTCCAGCCCTCCCTGAGGAGCGTGGACCCCACTACAGAG ctcCACATTCAGAGGCCCACAGTGGTGACGACTGCTCAGTGA
- the LOC133063758 gene encoding mucin-2-like isoform X1 has translation MTTSALSESTVSSEGSHTTSGHSESTVSSEASPTTVPGNFITTSGQSEPTVSFEASPTTVPGSSTTTSVLSESTVSSEGSQTTVLLSSATTFDQSGSTISSEASPTTVLGSSTTTSVLSESTVSSESSHTTSGQSEPTVSSETSPTTVPRSFITTSGLSEPTMSSEGSQTTVLLSSTTTFDQSGSTVSSEGSPTTVAGSFITTSDQSESTVSSESFPTVVLGSSSTTSILSESTVSSDSSHTTSHQSGSTVSSEVSPTTVPGSFITTSGQSESTVSSESSPTTVPGSSTTTSVLSESTVSSEVSQTTVLLSSTTTFDQSGSTISSESSHTTVPGSFVTTSGQFEPTVSSEGSASTVPGSSTTTSSWSEFTVTSNGPPTIFPGTSTTTFAWSDYTVSSGSSHTTSDQSASTVSSESFLTTVLGSFPTISTVSESTVSFEDSHTTVPVSFLTTSGQTESTISSEGSHTTVLWSSTTTSDLTLSTVSSDNFHTTSGQSEFTVSSEGSLTTGFGSSPTPSVQSESTVSSESFHSTISGSLTTTSGQFESTVSSQDSHTTDPGSSTFTSAQSESTVSSEGSLITIPLSSVSTSGQSESTVSSEGSHTTSGQSESTVSSEGYLTTSGQSESSVSPSGSPTMVPGSSTTTGLSESTVSSDGSHTTISMSSPTISGLSEFTVSSEGSLTTQPGSFATTSGWSASSVSSESSHTGVSGSSTAPSSTGETLSSSSGSVQSTTFVTQKSTDHNTISDFSQVTDLPTSTISQEDGSPVSTSSPAESITSSTGDEERTTYSTPEATVSTTVSAPSTHTVSSYTSTIYIPSNSEGLSTTTSSTGLSTTTITEMSSVLSTISESSMSTSYPSHGSSLASSSIPSLLSTTPSVSTQTITGLTEELTLATSTPDSSKPTGTLNSTVTVGNEISASTSRPGESLTTSVGDGHMTTSSSLGSTLYTSSSDGSVPSFSTHSLNSTNSASPSSSSPSEISTHTVVSQYTTMTAKEESTSGFSSPVSSTSPGSTGVPVPGFSTTSTPHPPSTRTQTTMRTTHSSTMTPLQCYNGATWNGKKCVCAKGYSGYQCKYPKESFPIETPQKINATVDLRVKVTNRGFTDDLNDKSSDAYKNFVQLFKSRMDKVYRDKNFPQYRGVNVTRLRPGSIVVEHELIMEANYTSG, from the exons ATGACCACATCAGCTCTCTCAGAATCCACAGTGTCTTCTGAGGGTTCCCACACCACATCTGGTCATTCTGAATCCACAGTCTCTTCAGAAGCTTCTCCCACCACAGTTCCTGGGAATTTTATCACCACATCTGGTCAGTCTGAACCCACAGTCTCTTTTGAGGCTTCTCCAACCACAGTTCCTGGAAGCTCCACCACCACATCAGTTCTGTCAGAATCTACAGTGTCTTCTGAGGGTTCCCAAACCACAGTCCTACTGAGCTCAGCCACCACATTTGATCAATCTGGATCCACAATCTCTTCTGAGGCTTCTCCCACCACAGTCCTTGGAAGCTCCACCACCACATCAGTTCTGTCAGAATCCACAGTGTCTTCTGAGAGTTCCCATACCACATCTGGTCAATCTGAACCCACAGTCTCTTCTGAGACTTCTCCCACCACAGTCCCTAGAAGCTTCATCACCACATCAGGTCTCTCTGAACCCACAATGTCTTCTGAGGGTTCCCAAACCACAGTCCTACTGAGCTCCACCACCACATTTGATCAGTCTGGATCCACAGTCTCTTCTGAGGGATCTCCCACCACAGTCGCTGGGAGCTTTATCACCACATCTGATCAGTCTGAATCCACAGTTTCTTCTGAGAGTTTCCCCACTGTAGTCCTTGGAAGCTCCAGTACCACATCAATTCTGTCAGAATCCACAGTCTCTTCTGATAGTTCCCATACCACATCTCATCAGTCTGGATCCACAGTCTCTTCTGAGGTTTCTCCCACCACAGTCCCTGGTAGCTTTATCACCACATCTGGTCAGTCTGAATCCACAGTTTCTTCTGAGAGTTCCCCCACTACAGTCCCTGGAAGCTCCACCACCACATCAGTTCTGTCAGAATCCACAGTGTCTTCTGAGGTTTCCCAAACCACAGTCCTACTGAGTTCCACCACCACATTTGATCAGTCTGGATCCACAATCTCTTCTGAGAGTTCCCACACCACAGTCCCTGGGAGCTTTGTCACCACATCTGGGCAGTTTGAACCCACAGTTTCTTCTGAGGGTTCCGCCTCCACAGTTCCTGGAAGCTCCACTACTACTTCCAGTTGGTCTGAATTTACTGTCACTTCTAATGGCCCCCCCACCATATTCCCTGGGACCTCCACCACCACATTTGCTTGGTCTGATTATACAGTCTCTTCTGGAAGTTCCCACACCACATCGGATCAGTCTGCATCCACAGTCTCTTCTGAGAGTTTCCTCACCACAGTCCTTGGGAGTTTCCCCACCATATCCACTGTGTCTGAATCCACAGTGTCTTTTGAGGATTCCCATACCACAGTCCCTGTGAGTTTTCTCACCACATCTGGTCAGACTGAATCCACAATCTCTTCTGAGGGTTCCCACACCACAGTCCTTTGGAGTTCCACTACCACATCTGATCTCACTTTATCTACAGTCTCCTCTGACAATTTCCACACCACATCTGGACAGTCTGAATTCACTGTCTCTTCAGAGGGCTCCCTCACAACAGGGTTTGGGAGTTCCCCCACTCCTTCTGTTCAGTCAGAATCCACAGTCTCTTCTGAGAGTTTCCATTCAACAATCTCTGGGAGCTTAACCACCACATCTGGTCAGTTTGAATCCACAGTTTCTTCTCAGGATTCCCACACCACAGACCCTGGGAGCTCCACCTTTACTTCTGCTCAGTCTGAATCTACAGTCTCTTCTGAGGGTTCCCTCATCACAATTCCTTTGAGCTCTGTCAGCACATCTGGTCAGTCAGAATCCACAGTCTCTTCAGAGGGTTCCCACACCACATCTGGTCAGTCTGAATCCACAGTCTCTTCAGAGGGTTACCTCACCACATCTGGCCAGTCTGAATCCTCAGTGTCTCCTTCAGGTTCCCCAACCATGGTACCTGGGAGCTCTACCACTACTGGTCTGTCTGAATCCACAGTGTCTTCTGATGGTTCCCATACCACAATTTCCATGTCCTCCCCAACCATTTCTGGTCTGTCTGAATTCACCGTGTCTTCTGAGGGTTCCCTCACCACACAGCCTGGGAGTTTTGCCACTACTTCTGGGTGGTCTGCATCTAGTGTTTCTTCTGAGAGTTCCCACACAGGAGTTTCTGGGAGCTCTACAGCCCCATCTAGCACTGGAGAGACACTTTCCAGCTCATCTGGTTCAGTACAGTCTACCACTTTTGTCACTCAGAAATCCACAGATCACAACACCATATCTGATTTTTCTCAAGTCACGGACTTACCTACATCGACAATTTCTCAAGAGGATGGAAGTCCTGTGTCCACTTCAAGTCCAGCTGAGTCTATTACCTCCTCCACTGGTGATGAAGAAAGGACCACATATTCTACTCCTGAAGCCACTGTGTCCACCACAGTCTCAGCACCATCAACACATACAGTCTCCTCTTACACCTCAACAATTTATATACCTTCAAACTCTGAGGGACTTTCTACCACCACCTCCAGCACTGGACTCAGTACAACAACAATTACTGAGATGTCCTCTGTCCTTTCAACCATTTCTGAATCTTCTATGTCAACTTCCTATCCCAGCCATGGTAGTAGCTTAGCTTCCTCTTCAATTCCCAGCCTGCTGTCTACCACCCCCTCTGTCTCCACACAGACAATCACAGGCCTCACAGAGGAACTCACTCTTGCTACCTCCACCCCTGATTCATCAAAACCGACAGGCACCTTGAACAGCACTGTTACTGTAGGGAATGAAATTTCTGCTTCCACATcaaggcctggagaatccttaaCCACTTCCGTTGGAGATGGACATATGACCACATCTTCTTCTCTGGGATCCACTCTCTACACCAGCTCCTCAGATGGGTCCGTGCCATCATTCTCTACCCATTCTTTGAACAGTACAAACAGTGCAAGTCCTTCCTCATCAAGCCCCAGTGAGATCTCCACCCACACTGTGGTCTCACAATATACCACCATGACTGCCAAAGAGGAGTCGACTTCTGGCTTTTCTTCTCCTGTGTCCTCCACTTCACCTGGCTCCACTGGTGTTCCAGTCCCTGGATTCAGTACCACTTCAACCCCACATCCACCATCCACTAGGACACAGACAACTATGAGGACAACCCACTCTTCAACTATGACACCAT TGCAGTGCTACAATGGGGCCACTTGGAACGGAAAAAAATGTGTCTGTGCCAAAGGCTACTCTGGTTACCAGTGTAAATACCCCAAGGAATCCTTCCCCATAG AAACCCCCCAAAAAATCAATGCCACTGTAGACCTGCGTGTGAAAGTGACTAACAGGGGTTTCACAGATGACCTAAATGACAAATCCTCCGATGCATACAAGAACTTCGTTCAACTATTCAAGAGTCGG ATGGATAAAGTTTACAGGGACAAAAACTTTCCCCAATACAGAGGCGTGAATGTCACAAGACTGCG TCCTGGCAGCATCGTGGTGGAACACGAACTCATCATGGAGGCCAACTACACTTCAGGGTAA
- the LOC133063244 gene encoding mucin-2-like, which produces MLVTWILPMVFWLWVPNTASSSATATSTSSGTTTTDYAITTSTTVSENSTTTSGPLKSSVSSASPLTTALGSSTTTSGQSKSTVSSEDAKAAVQLSYTTTFDQSESTDSSESAHSTSGQLKSTVSSKGPLTTVLESSPNTSGQSESTISSQGSPTRVTGSSATTSVLSESTQSESSHTTSGQSEFTVSSESSFTTVPWSSISTSGQSEPTVSSEASPTGIPGSSTTTSVLSESTVSSEGSLTTVLWSSTTTFDQTGSTVSSEASPTTSPGSFITTSDQSEPTVSSESTHSTSGQSESTVSSEGSPTTVPGSFTTTSVLSEPTVSPESSHTTTGQSESTDSSEASPTTVPVTFITTSGQSESTVSSEVSPTRVTGSSTTTLVLSESTVYSESSHMTSGQSEHTVSSEASSATVPGSFTSTSAQSESTVFSESFPTTALGGVTTTSVLSEPTVSPESSHTSSDQSESTVSSDTSPTTVPGTFITTSGQSESTVSSDSSLTTVTGNSTITSVLSESTVSPESSHTTSDQSESTVSSEGSQTTVLLSSTTTFDHSEPTFSSESSHTTSGQSESTVSTEWSPTAGPGTSTTTSVLSEPTVSPESSHTTSGQSESTVSSDASPTTVSGSSTTTLF; this is translated from the exons ATGCTGGTGACCTGGATCCTGCCGATGGTTTTCTGGCTCTGGGTGCCCAACACTGCCTCCTCCTCGGCCACTGCCACATCCACATCATCAG GGACGACAACAACAGATTACGCAATAACTACTAGCACCACAGTCTCTGAAAATTCCACCACAACTTCTGGTCCACTTAAATCTTCAGTCTCTTCTGCAAGTCCCCTCACCACTGCACTGGGGAGTTCCACCACCACTTCTGGTCAGTCTAAATCCACAGTGTCTTCTGAGGATGCCAAAGCAGCAGTCCAACTGAGCTACACCACAACATTTGATCAATCTGAATCTACAGACTCTTCAGAGAGTGCCCATAGCACATCTGGTCAGCTTAAATCCACAGTCTCTTCTAAAGGTCCACTCACCACAGTCCTTGAAAGTTCACCCAATACTTCTGGTCAGTCTGAATCCACAATCTCTTCTCAGGGTTCCCCCACGAGAGTCACTGGAAGCTCCGCCACCACATCAGTTCTGTCAGAATCCACACAATCAGAGAGTTCCCACACCACATCTGGTCAGTCTGAATTTACAGTCTCTTCTGAGAGTTCCTTCACTACAGTTCCATGGAGTTCTATCTCCACATCTGGTCAGTCTGAACCCACAGTATCTTCTGAGGCTTCTCCCACCGGAATCCCTGGAAGCTCCACCACCACATCAGTTCTATCAGAATCTACAGTGTCTTCTGAGGGTTCCCTAACCACAGTGCTATGGAGCTCCACCACCACATTTGATCAGACTGGATCCACAGTCTCTTCTGAGGCTTCTCCCACCACATCTCCTGGGAGTTTTATCACCACATCTGATCAATCTGAACCCACAGTCTCTTCTGAGAGTACTCACAGCACATCTGGTCAGTCTGAATCCACAGTCTCTTCTGAGGGTTCCCCCACCACAGTCCCTGGGAGCTTTACCACCACATCAGTTCTGTCAGAACCCACAGTGTCTCCTGAGAGTTCCCACACCACAACTGGTCAGTCTGAATCCACAGACTCTTCTGAGGCATCTCCCACCACAGTCCCTGTGACTTTTATCACCACATCTGGTCAGTCTGAATCCACAGTCTCTTCTGAGGTGTCTCCCACTAGAGTCACTGGAAGCTCCACCACTACATTAGTTCTGTCAGAATCCACAGTATATTCTGAGAGTTCCCACATGACATCAGGTCAGTCTGAACACACAGTCTCTTCTGAGGCTTCCTCCGCTACAGTCCCTGGGAGTTTTACCTCCACCTCTGCTCAGTCTGAATCCACAGTCTTTTCTGAGAGTTTCCCAACCACAGCCCTTGGGGGCGTCACCACCACATCAGTTCTGTCAGAACCCACAGTGTCTCCTGAGAGTTCCCACACCTCATCTGATCAGTCTGAATCCACAGTCTCTTCTGACACTTCTCCCACCACAGTCCCTGGGACTTTTATCACCACATCTGGTCAGTCTGAATCCACAGTCTCTTCTGACTCTTCTCTTACCACAGTCACTGGAAACTCCACCATCACATCAGTTCTGTCAGAATCCACAGTGTCTCCTGAGAGTTCCCACACCACATCCGATCAGTCTGAATCCACAGTCTCTTCTGAGGGTTCCCAAACAACAGTACTACTGAGCTCCACCACCACATTTGATCACTCTGAGCCCACATTCTCTTCTGAGAGTTCCCACACCACATCTGGTCAGTCTGAATCCACAGTCTCTACTGAGTGGTCCCCCACCGCAGGCCCTGGGACCTCCACGACCACATCAGTTCTGTCAGAACCCACAGTGTCTCCTGAGAGTTCCCACACCACATCTGGTCAGTCTGAATCCACAGTCTCTTCTGACGCTTCTCCCACCACAGTCTCTGGAAGCTCTACCACTAC TCTCTTCTGA
- the MUC3A gene encoding mucin-3A, with amino-acid sequence MTTITPTTVHNTVILTSSTTYSTTGTATSAFTASLPVSTIVQTSTTVPPSSVSTEASTLTPATTSSTSTNPVGSSTFKPDLSSTLVLSSSSLPTTDIIPSSPTTHNTGTTSNIITTLATRPSGTSMFPSTQSTATPFLSTSISAASLGPSFVPTSSTWTTQADSTTSSALSTSNSMQETAETTLAPTTTDTYTYQSSSMGLSSTAASTQTAKTRDTTLLASSTLRSTVTPIGTVSVESLTTDITSLSPITTSVTQTSTVHVQTSPVSTPVTSSTLTASSLPVSFPSFPTTEPVPTETTDTTPLFTLPTIPATQATSTPSPLTGTFTTTRTEVPTPTYTSPPATLITASLSTPSTTEVVKTGTSNMVTPPTSITALSTSGVSPSSAFPILSTSTNAISTPFGTIISSSIPAITISSLSSTSPSSETSTTSSSFSTSSQASSTEITGPSSITTFPTFSSTETTRTSPTMTSLITSPTRTTTMLTLSSTTPCPESISVTIVSASPTTPCIEVGPDTDVTSTPTVPLSVFTSTTEMATSPSSTTMTTLFPVKPDTSTSFLETHPTNQTAAPGSISTGTTPISTVFPSTQRSTTGTWISTSFVTTPRVTGFTTLPPTVKPSSSSSSSIVTTSKLTAPSPTIGSTSGIPAGTTKTLSTVTSSRTTSTTTQTTTQSRQTTTPGLSHDQGQSWPELPLFACYPECDNGGTWTQDHCSCLSTFSGPKCQFAVEEINMDKVDAEVGMEVSVNQEFSPDLNDNSSKVYKDFTKAFQDQIKKIYQNVQGFKEVQILSLRNGSIVVEYLVLLELPFSTQLEKEYEKVKVALKEELQNVSQDGDNCQNDQVLCFKPDSIKVNNATRMELSPEAICRRAAAKGYEDFYFPFLEENQLRCVTNCTAGVEGAIDCHQGQCVLPKSGPSCRCFSTDTHWFSGPRCEVAISWKALVGGLAGAGALLLLLLLVALSVFVVRSRRRDRQGQGRDDRKWFETWDENTAGTFSNSGFEDDINEENFPVALDTVDTNATVRGRGWVDGKELSQVQLLMPLSQGRGLTGPGGSDLLARPLKGDSLFSLPVL; translated from the exons ATGACCACAATCACCCCCACAACAGTCCATAACACTGTGATCCTCACCTCTTCAACCACCTACTCCACCACGGGCACAGCCACATCTGCATTCACTGCATCCCTCCCTGTCTCCACCATTGTGCAGACATCCACGACTGTACCTCCATCCTCTGTCAGTACAGAAGCATCTACCCTGACACCAGCCACCACCTCGTCCACATCCACGAATCCCGTTGGTTCCTCAACCTTCAAGCCCGACCTCAGCTCCACCCTTGTGCTGTctagctcctccctccccaccacagaTATCATCCCATCTTCCCCCACTACCCATAATACAGGCACAACCTCTAACATCATCACAACCTTAGCCACTAGGCCTAGTGGCACATCCATGTTCCCTTCCACCCAAAGTACAGCAACTCCCTTCCTCTCTACCAGCATTTCAGCTGCATCTTTAGGCCCTTCTTTCGTGCCTACTAGCAGTACCTGGACCACTCAGGCAGACAGTACCACCTCATCTGCCTTGAGCACGTCTAATTCAATGCAGGAAACGGCTGAAACCACTTTGGCACCCACCACCACTGATACATACACATATCAGTCCAGTTCCATGGGACTGTCCTCCACTGCAGCTTCTACACAAACAGCCAAGACGAGAGACACAACCCTGCTTGCTTCATCTACTTTGAGAAGCACAGTTACTCCTATTGGTACCGTTTCTGTAGAGTCTCTCACAACAGATATTACTTCTCTTTCTCCAATCACAACCTCAGTCACTCAAACAAGTACAGTCCATGTTCAGACATCTCCAGTCTCTACTCCAGTGACCAGTAGTACCTTGACAGCATCCAGTTTGCCTGTATcatttccatctttcccaacCACAGAGCCAGTACCCACCGAAACCACAGACACCACCCCTCTGTTTACCCTACCCACAATCCCTGCCACCCAGGCCACATCCACCCCTTCACCTCTGACTGGGACGTTTACCACAACCAGAACTGAAGTCCCCACTCCCACATATACGTCTCCCCCTGCCACCTTGATCACAGCATCTCTTAGCACTCCCTCAACCACAGAAGTTGTTAAGACTGGGACCTCAAACATGGTAACACCACCCACCTCCATAACAGCTCTCAGTACTTCAGGTGTTTCTCCCTCTTCAGCTTTCCCTATATTGAGTACTTCTACTAATGCAATAAGTACCCCTTTTGGTACCATCATCTCCTCTTCAATACCTGCGATAACAATATCATCTCTATCTTCTACCAGCCCAAGTTCAGAGACCTCCACGACAAGTAGTTCTTTTTCTACCTCCTCTCAAGCGTCCAGCACAGAAATCACAGGCCCTTCCTCTATCACTACCTTTCCTACTTTTTCATCAACTGAAACGACAAGAACTTCCCCCACCATGACTTCCCTCATAACCTCTCCCACCCGAACGACCACCATGCTGACTCTGTCTTCCACCACCCCATGTCCAGAATCCATATCAGTTACAATAGTGTCTGCTTCTCCCACTACACCATGTATAGAAGTGGGTCCAGACACCGACGTTACCTCTACACCCACCGTCCCATTGTCAGTTTTTACCTCTACTACTGAGATGGCCACCTCTCCCAGTTCCACAACCATGACAACTCTCTTCCCTGTAAAACCGGACACTTCCACTTCCTTTCTGGAAACTCACCCCACCAACCAGACCGCTGCTCCTGGTTCTATCAGCACTGGAACCACTCCCATTAGCACGGTTTTCCCGAGCACACAAAGATCCACCACTGGGACCTGGATCAGCACCAGCTTTGTAACTACCCCACGTGTAACAGGCTTCACTACCCTCCCACCGACCGTGAAGCCAAGTAGCAGCTCTTCATCTTCCATCGTGACTACAAGCAAGTTGACAGCCCCCAGCCCAACCATCGGCAGTACTTCAGGTATACCGGCGGGCACCACCAAGACTCTCTCCACCGTTACGTCATCCAGGACAACTTCAACCACAACCCAGACGACCACACAGTCCAGGCAGACCACCACCCCAGGTTTG TCCCATGACCAAGGTCAGTCCTGGCCTGAACTTCCCCTTTTTGCTTGCTACCCAGAATGTGACAATGGTGGCACCTGGACACAGGATCACTGCTCCTGCCTTAGCACCTTCAGTGGTCCCAAATGCCAGTTTGCTGTGGAAGAGATAAATATGG ACAAGGTGGACGCTGAAGTGGGCATGGAGGTGTCTGTCAACCAGGAGTTCTCCCCGGACCTCAATGACAACAGTTCTAAGGTCTACAAGGATTTCACGAAAGCCTTCCAGGATCAG ataaagaagatttaccAAAACGTGCAGGGATTCAAGGAGGTGCAGATCCTTTCTCTGAG GAATGGCAGCATCGTGGTGGAATATCTAGTCCTGCTGGAGTTACCCTTCAGCACCCAGCTGGAGAAGGAGTATGAGAAGGTGAAGGTGGCCTTGAAGGAGGAGCTCCAGAATGTCAGCCAGGATGGGGACAACTGCCAGAATGACCAGG TCCTGTGTTTTAAGCCTGACTCCATCAAGGTGAACAACGCCACCAGGATGGAGCTGTCACCGGAAG CTATCTGTCGCCGCGCTGCTGCCAAAGGTTACGAGGATTTCTACTTCCCTTTCCTGGAGGAGAACCAGCTCCGCTGTGTCACCAATTGCACGGCCGGCGTGGAAGGCGCCATTGACTGCCATCAGGGCCAATGCGTTCTGCCGAAGAGTGGTCCTTCTTGCCG CTGCTTCTCCACGGACACGCACTGGTTCTCGGGCCCGCGCTGCGAGGTGGCTATCTCCTGGAAGGCGCTGGTTGGGGGCCTGGCGGGAGCCGGGGCCCTGCTTCTGTTGCTGCTGTTGGTGGCGCTGAGCGTGTTCGTCGTGCGCTCCCGGAGGAGGGACAGGCAAGGCCAAGGCAG GGACGACAGGAAGTGGTTCGAGACCTGGGATGAGAACACTGCGGGGACTTTTTCTAACTCGGGCTTCGAAGATGACA tTAACGAAGAAAACTTCCCTGTGGCCTTGGACACCGTGGACACCAATGCCACGGTGAGGGGTCGGGGATGGGTTGATGGTAAGGAGCTGTCACAGGTCCAGCTCCTGATGCCCctctcccagggcagggggctcACTGGGCCAGGAGGCAGTGACCTCTTAGCCAGGCCCCTGAAGGGTGATTCCCTGTTCTCACTCCCCGTCTTGTGA